Proteins encoded in a region of the Clostridium butyricum genome:
- the udk gene encoding uridine kinase has product MQDVMIIGIAGGSGSGKTTLAQKIKDVFEDKVSILCHDYYYKSNDNISMEERKKLNYDHPDSFDTNLLIEQLKHLKEGEAIYHPVYSFVEHTRLKDTVEVRPTKVIIVEGILIFENKELCDLMDIKVFVDTDGDLRIIRRLLRDVQERGRDLDSVVNQYLSTVKPMHEEFVEPSKRRADIIIPEGGANDVALGMLLEKIRNFINN; this is encoded by the coding sequence ATGCAAGATGTAATGATAATTGGTATAGCTGGTGGAAGTGGTTCTGGTAAAACAACATTAGCTCAAAAAATTAAAGATGTTTTTGAAGATAAGGTTTCTATTCTTTGTCATGATTATTACTATAAATCAAATGATAATATTTCAATGGAAGAACGTAAAAAACTTAATTATGACCATCCTGATTCATTTGATACAAATCTTTTAATAGAGCAATTAAAGCATTTAAAAGAAGGAGAAGCTATTTATCATCCTGTATACTCTTTTGTCGAGCATACAAGACTAAAAGATACGGTAGAAGTTAGACCAACAAAAGTAATAATAGTAGAAGGAATACTTATATTTGAAAATAAAGAGCTGTGTGATCTTATGGATATAAAGGTTTTTGTTGATACTGATGGTGATTTAAGAATAATAAGAAGACTTCTTAGAGATGTTCAGGAAAGAGGAAGAGATCTTGATTCAGTAGTAAATCAGTATTTAAGTACTGTAAAACCTATGCATGAAGAATTTGTTGAACCAAGTAAAAGAAGAGCTGATATCATAATTCCAGAAGGTGGAGCAAATGATGTTGCATTAGGCATGCTTCTAGAAAAAATAAGAAATTTCATAAATAATTAG
- the glpK gene encoding glycerol kinase GlpK, which produces MEKYIIALGQGTTSSRAIIFDKDQNILDVCQKEFTQIYPKQGWVEHNPLEIWSSQYGVLQEVMAKANITQEEIAAIGITNQRETTIVWDKNTGEPVYNAIVWQCRRTAGIVEELKKDEEFVEYVKDNTGLLLDAYFSGTKIKWILDNVEGAREKADKGELLFGTVDTWLVWKLTNGKVHVTDYTNASRTMLYNIKDLKWDEKILNKLNIPKSLLPEVKNSSEVYGYANLGGTGGVRVPIAGMAGDQQCALFGQTCFDEGSVKNTYGTGCFLLMNTGEKMIRSKNGLLTTIAVGIDGKVQYALEGSVFVGGAVIQWIRDELKLVNDAADTEYFAKKVKDNGGVYIVPAFTGLGAPHWDMYARGAIFGLTRGANRNHIIRAALEAIAYQSRDLIDAMQEDSGCKLTSIKVDGGASRNNLLMQFQADITGSEVVRPIITETTALGAAYLAGLAVGFWKSKEEIAKKWAVSQEYSPNLDEDVKEKLYRGWKKAVDRAKGWEEE; this is translated from the coding sequence ATGGAAAAGTATATAATAGCATTAGGTCAAGGAACAACAAGTTCGAGGGCAATAATTTTTGATAAAGATCAGAATATATTAGATGTATGCCAAAAAGAGTTCACACAAATTTATCCTAAGCAGGGATGGGTAGAGCATAATCCATTAGAAATCTGGTCAAGTCAATACGGTGTTCTTCAAGAAGTAATGGCAAAGGCTAATATTACTCAAGAAGAAATTGCTGCTATTGGTATAACAAATCAAAGAGAAACAACAATTGTATGGGATAAGAACACTGGAGAGCCAGTATATAATGCTATCGTATGGCAGTGTAGAAGAACTGCTGGTATAGTTGAAGAGTTAAAAAAAGATGAAGAATTTGTTGAGTATGTTAAAGATAATACTGGATTACTTTTAGATGCATACTTCTCAGGTACTAAAATAAAATGGATTTTGGATAATGTTGAAGGTGCAAGAGAAAAAGCCGATAAAGGTGAATTATTATTTGGTACAGTTGATACATGGCTTGTATGGAAGCTTACAAATGGTAAAGTTCATGTAACCGACTACACAAATGCATCTAGAACTATGCTTTATAATATAAAAGATTTAAAATGGGATGAAAAGATATTAAATAAGCTTAATATTCCTAAATCATTATTACCAGAGGTTAAGAACTCATCAGAAGTTTATGGTTATGCTAATTTAGGAGGAACTGGTGGAGTAAGAGTTCCTATTGCAGGTATGGCAGGAGATCAACAGTGTGCTTTATTTGGACAAACTTGTTTTGATGAAGGTAGTGTTAAAAACACATATGGAACAGGCTGTTTCTTACTTATGAATACTGGTGAAAAAATGATTAGAAGTAAAAATGGACTTCTTACTACAATTGCTGTAGGAATTGATGGAAAAGTTCAGTACGCTCTTGAAGGATCTGTATTTGTTGGAGGAGCTGTTATTCAATGGATAAGAGATGAACTTAAACTTGTTAATGATGCTGCTGATACAGAATATTTTGCAAAGAAAGTTAAAGACAATGGAGGAGTATACATTGTTCCAGCCTTTACAGGATTAGGTGCGCCTCATTGGGATATGTATGCTAGAGGTGCTATCTTTGGATTGACAAGAGGTGCTAATAGAAATCATATAATAAGAGCAGCTCTTGAAGCTATAGCATATCAATCAAGAGATTTAATTGATGCAATGCAAGAAGATTCAGGCTGTAAGCTTACAAGCATAAAAGTAGATGGTGGAGCAAGTAGAAATAATTTATTGATGCAATTCCAAGCAGACATAACAGGTTCTGAAGTTGTAAGACCTATAATTACAGAAACAACAGCTCTTGGTGCTGCATATCTTGCAGGTCTTGCAGTAGGATTCTGGAAATCTAAGGAAGAAATAGCTAAGAAATGGGCAGTGAGTCAGGAGTATTCACCTAATCTTGATGAAGATGTAAAAGAAAAGCTTTATAGAGGCTGGAAGAAAGCTGTAGATAGAGCAAAAGGTTGGGAAGAAGAATAA
- the ilvA gene encoding threonine ammonia-lyase, with product MMTLDKFEQAYEIVQKVILPTKLVYSDYFSDLTGNKVYFKPENMQKTGAYKIRGAYYKISTLTDEERSKGLITASAGNHAQGVAYAAKAYNCKAIIVMPTTTPLMKVNRTKAYGAEVILYGDVYDEACNYALKLAEEKGYTFIHPFDDLDVATGQGSIAMEIIKELPTVDIILVPIGGGGLATGVSTLVKLLNPNIKVIGIEPEGANCMEASLKAGEVITLPTVDTIADGTAVKTPGSKIFPYIKENIDGIITIPDHELIGAFLDMLENHKMLAENSGLLTVAALKHLDCKDKKIVSIISGGNMDVITFASLVQHGLIERERICTISVLLPDKPGELTNVSKVIAEAQGNIIKLDHNQFVSINRNSAVELDITMETFGHDHKESIIKALKDNGYNPKLLQPKVVYQ from the coding sequence ATGATGACATTAGATAAATTTGAACAAGCCTATGAAATTGTTCAAAAGGTAATATTACCAACAAAATTAGTATACAGTGATTATTTTTCAGATTTAACTGGAAACAAAGTATATTTCAAACCTGAAAACATGCAAAAAACAGGTGCATATAAAATTAGAGGTGCATATTACAAAATAAGCACTCTTACAGATGAAGAAAGAAGCAAAGGTCTTATTACAGCTTCTGCTGGAAACCACGCACAAGGTGTTGCTTATGCAGCTAAAGCATACAATTGTAAAGCTATAATAGTAATGCCAACGACAACACCTTTAATGAAAGTAAACAGAACAAAAGCCTATGGGGCTGAAGTCATATTATATGGAGATGTTTATGATGAAGCATGCAACTATGCTTTAAAATTGGCTGAAGAGAAAGGATATACTTTTATTCATCCTTTTGATGATTTAGATGTAGCTACAGGCCAAGGATCTATTGCTATGGAAATAATAAAAGAACTTCCTACTGTAGATATTATCTTAGTACCAATTGGCGGTGGTGGACTTGCTACAGGAGTATCTACTCTTGTAAAATTATTGAATCCAAATATTAAAGTTATTGGAATAGAACCTGAAGGTGCTAACTGTATGGAGGCTTCCTTAAAGGCTGGAGAAGTTATTACACTTCCAACAGTGGATACAATTGCCGATGGTACTGCTGTTAAAACACCTGGTTCTAAAATCTTCCCATATATTAAGGAAAATATAGATGGAATAATAACAATCCCAGATCATGAATTAATTGGAGCTTTCTTAGATATGCTTGAAAATCATAAGATGCTTGCAGAAAATTCTGGCCTTCTTACAGTTGCTGCACTAAAACATCTAGACTGTAAAGATAAAAAGATTGTTTCAATAATAAGTGGTGGTAATATGGATGTTATTACTTTTGCATCACTTGTACAACACGGATTAATAGAAAGAGAACGTATATGTACAATTTCAGTACTTCTTCCAGATAAGCCTGGTGAACTTACAAATGTATCAAAAGTAATCGCTGAAGCTCAAGGAAATATTATAAAACTAGATCACAATCAGTTCGTAAGCATAAATCGTAATAGTGCTGTGGAACTAGATATAACAATGGAAACATTTGGACATGATCATAAAGAATCAATAATAAAAGCACTTAAGGATAATGGATATAATCCAAAATTATTACAACCTAAAGTTGTTTATCAATAA
- a CDS encoding HAD family hydrolase, giving the protein MKKFEAVIFDMDGVLIDTERISFNAFKEVLKGYNYEMSEKFYLTMIGRNLKSIKEVMMKEYGSRFPFDEIYKKKVDIAVATIERDGVIVKPGVHEIVEYLNNENYKIAVATSTRRERAHYLLEEIKIKNKVDYIICGDQVENSKPDPEIFLKAAKGLGIEPEKCIVIEDSDAGILAASRAGMNGINVPDMKMPDDNMKKLAHKICSSLSDVKTYLESI; this is encoded by the coding sequence ATGAAAAAATTTGAAGCGGTCATATTTGATATGGATGGTGTACTTATTGATACTGAAAGAATTTCTTTTAATGCGTTTAAAGAAGTGCTTAAAGGATATAATTATGAAATGAGTGAAAAGTTTTATCTTACTATGATAGGTAGAAACTTAAAGAGTATTAAAGAAGTTATGATGAAAGAGTACGGAAGCAGATTTCCATTTGATGAGATATACAAGAAAAAAGTAGATATAGCAGTAGCAACAATAGAACGAGATGGAGTAATAGTGAAACCAGGTGTTCATGAAATTGTTGAATACCTTAATAATGAAAATTATAAAATAGCAGTAGCAACTTCTACGCGAAGAGAAAGAGCTCATTATCTACTAGAAGAAATAAAAATTAAAAATAAAGTGGATTACATTATATGTGGTGATCAGGTAGAAAATTCAAAGCCAGATCCAGAGATTTTCTTGAAAGCAGCAAAGGGACTTGGAATTGAACCTGAAAAATGTATTGTAATAGAGGATTCAGATGCAGGTATACTAGCAGCATCTAGGGCAGGAATGAATGGGATAAATGTACCTGATATGAAAATGCCTGATGATAATATGAAGAAGCTTGCACACAAGATATGTAGCAGTTTATCAGATGTAAAAACATATCTTGAAAGTATTTAG
- a CDS encoding DegV family protein — MSVKIITDSTSYIPKELIEKYDIKVVSLNVIMNNISYRETELKNSEFYEMMDKSSEIPTSSQPSLDELSKTLEMCVNEGNEVLCIFISSKMSGTFSSAHIVKNMIIEKYPSARIEIVDSATNSMQMGYEVIEAAKCASKGAEMKEIVDKVVKVRDNSRFLFVPDTLKYLQKGGRIGRASALLGGILQIRPILTVENGETTVFDKVRTKKKAVDVILNKVIEDCRENEVGGVIVHHINAEEEGMTLAKKLEENLNIPISIKSIGPVIGLHVGPGSIGVAYFTL; from the coding sequence ATGTCAGTAAAAATAATAACAGATAGTACTAGTTATATTCCTAAAGAATTAATAGAGAAATATGATATAAAGGTAGTATCTTTAAATGTAATAATGAATAATATTAGTTATAGGGAAACTGAATTGAAAAACTCAGAATTTTATGAAATGATGGATAAAAGCAGTGAAATACCAACTTCATCACAACCATCATTAGATGAACTCTCTAAAACCTTAGAGATGTGCGTAAATGAAGGTAATGAAGTTTTATGTATATTTATATCATCAAAAATGAGTGGAACTTTTTCTAGTGCTCATATTGTAAAAAATATGATAATTGAAAAATATCCATCTGCCAGAATAGAAATAGTGGATTCAGCTACAAATTCAATGCAAATGGGATACGAGGTAATAGAAGCTGCAAAATGTGCATCGAAAGGTGCAGAAATGAAAGAAATAGTAGATAAAGTAGTAAAAGTGCGAGATAACAGTAGATTTTTATTTGTACCAGATACTCTTAAATATCTTCAAAAGGGTGGAAGAATAGGAAGAGCATCCGCTCTTTTAGGAGGAATACTTCAAATACGCCCCATACTTACTGTTGAAAATGGAGAAACAACAGTTTTTGACAAGGTAAGAACGAAGAAGAAAGCAGTGGATGTTATTTTAAATAAAGTAATAGAAGATTGTAGAGAAAATGAAGTTGGTGGAGTAATAGTTCATCATATTAATGCAGAAGAAGAGGGAATGACTCTTGCAAAGAAGCTTGAAGAGAACCTTAATATACCTATAAGTATAAAATCTATAGGGCCTGTAATAGGACTTCATGTAGGACCCGGATCAATTGGAGTCGCTTATTTTACATTATAA
- a CDS encoding DUF1667 domain-containing protein has product MEKELICICCPKGCHLKVNIDEEKVTGNGCKRGIEYGINEVTNPVRVITTTAKVENGVLPVVPVKTKNPIPKGLNFECMKEINSVVLTAPVKLGDVIIKNVLGTGIDVVACRNVDGR; this is encoded by the coding sequence ATGGAAAAGGAATTAATTTGTATATGCTGTCCTAAAGGATGTCATTTAAAAGTAAATATAGATGAGGAAAAAGTAACAGGTAATGGATGTAAAAGAGGGATTGAGTACGGAATAAATGAAGTTACCAATCCTGTTAGGGTAATAACTACTACTGCAAAAGTTGAAAATGGAGTTTTACCAGTTGTTCCTGTGAAAACAAAAAATCCAATTCCAAAAGGTCTTAATTTTGAGTGTATGAAAGAAATTAATAGTGTGGTATTAACTGCACCAGTAAAATTAGGAGATGTCATAATTAAGAATGTACTAGGTACAGGGATAGATGTTGTAGCATGTAGGAATGTCGATGGACGATAA
- a CDS encoding zinc-ribbon domain-containing protein has protein sequence MEDKTIVCKDCGKEFIFTVGEQEFYKEKGFENEPVRCPDCRRARKQQNNRR, from the coding sequence ATGGAAGATAAGACTATCGTATGTAAAGATTGTGGAAAGGAATTTATTTTCACAGTTGGAGAACAAGAATTCTACAAAGAAAAAGGTTTCGAAAATGAACCAGTAAGATGCCCAGATTGTAGAAGAGCTAGAAAGCAACAAAACAATAGAAGATAA
- a CDS encoding AI-2E family transporter — protein sequence MKIDWNTKYTTIATYTFIVASAIILFYLGISQIGMLLGKISGVIGILQPFIIGFSIAYILNFILRFFERTIFDFEFVKKLEFKRNSKRAIGLLVTYFVSFIVLYLFIKFVLPQLMDSIVGLINDIPMYISKTTKFIDDLLLKLNIERQYLDLINENFNRFIDYVIRFVTDLLPILGTLLTSVASKIWNIVLGIIISIYLLSDKEKFCALSKKITYAVFPKAVAEKSIEITHRSNSTFGKFLVGKILDSVIIGILTFFILTVSKMPYAILISVIVGITNIIPFFGPFIGAIPSFIIILFVSPVKALWFLVIILVIQQIDGNIIGPKILGDSIGVSAFWILFAILVAGKFLGLVGMIIGVPLFAVVYSLLKEIVEGQLKKKGLHIETKDYL from the coding sequence ATGAAGATTGACTGGAACACAAAATACACAACTATTGCAACATATACTTTTATAGTAGCAAGTGCTATTATATTATTTTATCTTGGAATATCTCAGATTGGAATGTTGTTAGGTAAAATAAGCGGAGTAATTGGAATTCTTCAACCATTTATCATTGGTTTTTCAATTGCATACATATTAAATTTTATATTAAGATTTTTTGAAAGAACAATATTTGATTTTGAATTTGTGAAAAAGTTAGAATTTAAACGTAATTCTAAAAGAGCAATAGGTCTTTTGGTTACATATTTTGTAAGCTTTATTGTTTTATATCTATTTATTAAATTTGTTCTTCCACAATTAATGGATAGTATAGTAGGTCTTATAAATGATATTCCTATGTATATTAGCAAAACAACTAAATTTATTGATGATTTATTATTAAAGCTAAATATTGAAAGACAGTATCTTGATTTAATTAATGAAAATTTTAATAGATTTATAGATTATGTAATAAGATTTGTAACAGATCTTCTACCTATACTTGGAACTTTATTAACAAGTGTAGCATCTAAAATATGGAATATAGTTTTAGGAATTATAATATCTATTTATCTTTTGAGCGATAAAGAAAAATTTTGTGCATTAAGTAAAAAGATAACATATGCAGTATTTCCTAAAGCAGTGGCAGAAAAAAGTATAGAAATTACTCATAGAAGCAACAGCACTTTTGGAAAGTTTCTAGTAGGTAAAATTTTAGATTCTGTCATAATTGGAATATTAACATTCTTTATACTTACAGTATCTAAAATGCCTTATGCTATTTTAATATCTGTAATCGTAGGTATTACAAATATAATACCATTCTTTGGACCATTTATAGGTGCAATACCATCATTTATAATAATATTATTTGTATCACCTGTTAAGGCTTTATGGTTCCTTGTTATAATATTAGTTATACAACAGATTGATGGTAATATTATAGGACCTAAAATATTAGGTGATTCTATAGGAGTATCTGCATTCTGGATTTTATTTGCAATACTTGTTGCAGGAAAATTCCTTGGATTAGTAGGAATGATAATAGGAGTTCCTTTATTTGCTGTAGTATATTCACTTCTTAAGGAAATTGTTGAAGGACAGCTTAAGAAAAAAGGATTGCATATAGAAACAAAAGATTATTTATAA
- a CDS encoding MIP/aquaporin family protein, which translates to MGIFLAELVGTLLLILLGDGVVANVVLKKSKGTGAGWMVITTGWAFAVAVPALIFGVYSGAHFNPALTIAFAAIGKVAWAQVPVYLAGQFVGAFIGAVLVYIQYMDQFKATESKEDKLAVFATGPAVRNLGVNFISEVIGTFVLVFGILGIGDQNLTNGIGTLFVGFLIWVIGLSLGGSTGYAINPARDLGPRIAHALLPIPGKGDSDWSYSWIPVLGPVVGGVLGALFYVFIV; encoded by the coding sequence ATGGGAATTTTTCTTGCAGAATTAGTTGGGACTTTATTACTTATACTTTTAGGTGATGGTGTTGTAGCCAATGTAGTATTAAAAAAATCAAAAGGTACAGGAGCAGGTTGGATGGTAATAACAACCGGATGGGCTTTTGCAGTAGCTGTACCAGCACTTATATTTGGTGTTTATAGTGGAGCTCATTTTAATCCAGCATTAACAATTGCATTTGCAGCAATAGGAAAGGTCGCATGGGCACAAGTACCAGTTTATTTAGCTGGACAGTTTGTTGGCGCATTTATAGGTGCAGTTCTTGTGTACATTCAATACATGGATCAGTTTAAGGCTACAGAAAGTAAGGAAGATAAACTTGCAGTCTTTGCTACAGGACCTGCAGTAAGAAATTTAGGAGTCAATTTTATTAGTGAAGTTATAGGTACATTTGTTTTAGTATTTGGTATACTTGGAATAGGTGACCAAAATTTAACTAATGGTATTGGGACATTATTTGTAGGATTTTTAATTTGGGTAATAGGTTTAAGTTTAGGTGGTTCAACTGGATATGCAATTAATCCAGCAAGAGATTTAGGGCCAAGAATAGCTCATGCTTTGCTACCAATTCCAGGAAAAGGAGATTCTGACTGGTCATACTCATGGATTCCTGTTTTAGGACCTGTTGTAGGAGGAGTTCTTGGAGCATTATTTTATGTATTTATTGTATAA
- a CDS encoding NAD(P)/FAD-dependent oxidoreductase produces the protein MSYELIVVGGGPAGLAAAYEAYSNGVKKILILERDKELGGILNQCIHNGFGLHTFKEELTGPEYAQRFIEMVEDTNVEVKLDTMVLDIEKDKTVHAINSKEGYMELKTKAIILAMGCRERTRGAINIPGDRPAGVFSAGAAQRYINVEGYMPGKEVLILGSGDIGLIMARRMTLEGAKVKAVVELCPYSNGLNRNIVQCLNDYDIPLYLSHTVVDIVGNKRLEKVVIAEVDANKQPIKGTEKTFDVDTLLLSVGLIPENELSYNAGLEPDRRTNGLKVSESMETSVEGIFACGNVVHVHDLVDFVTEESKHAGECAAKYIKGELNKDKYVEIINGTNVNYTVPQRLNIDAVSDKLTIFMRVNNIYHDKALVVRCKDEVIAKFKRAHLAPSEMEKVILGKVLLEKVTGDITISLEDA, from the coding sequence ATGAGTTATGAATTAATTGTAGTAGGTGGAGGACCAGCAGGACTTGCAGCTGCATATGAAGCATATAGTAATGGAGTAAAGAAAATACTGATTTTAGAAAGAGACAAGGAACTTGGTGGAATTTTAAATCAGTGTATTCATAATGGTTTTGGACTTCACACATTTAAAGAGGAGCTTACAGGACCTGAATATGCACAGAGATTTATAGAAATGGTTGAAGATACTAATGTTGAAGTAAAACTTGACACCATGGTATTAGATATAGAAAAAGACAAGACTGTACATGCAATAAATAGTAAAGAAGGATATATGGAGCTTAAGACAAAAGCTATAATTCTTGCTATGGGTTGTAGAGAAAGAACAAGAGGAGCAATAAATATACCAGGGGACAGACCAGCAGGTGTATTTAGTGCAGGAGCAGCACAGCGTTACATTAACGTTGAAGGATATATGCCAGGGAAAGAAGTATTAATTTTAGGTTCGGGTGATATTGGGCTTATTATGGCAAGAAGAATGACTCTTGAAGGAGCAAAGGTTAAAGCTGTAGTAGAATTGTGTCCGTATTCAAATGGATTAAACAGAAACATAGTTCAATGCTTAAATGACTATGATATTCCTTTATACTTATCTCATACAGTAGTTGATATTGTTGGTAATAAGAGATTAGAAAAGGTTGTTATAGCAGAAGTTGATGCAAATAAGCAGCCAATTAAAGGTACTGAAAAGACATTTGATGTTGATACATTATTATTATCTGTAGGATTAATTCCTGAAAATGAACTTTCATATAATGCAGGTCTTGAACCAGATAGAAGAACTAATGGACTTAAAGTTAGTGAAAGCATGGAAACATCTGTAGAAGGAATATTTGCATGTGGAAATGTAGTACATGTTCATGATCTTGTTGATTTTGTTACAGAAGAATCAAAACATGCAGGTGAATGTGCAGCTAAATATATTAAAGGTGAGTTAAACAAAGATAAGTATGTTGAAATTATCAATGGAACAAATGTTAATTATACAGTTCCACAAAGATTAAATATAGATGCTGTTTCTGATAAACTTACTATATTTATGAGAGTAAATAATATATATCATGACAAGGCTCTTGTTGTAAGATGTAAAGATGAAGTAATAGCTAAATTTAAGAGGGCTCATTTAGCACCATCAGAGATGGAAAAAGTAATTTTAGGCAAAGTATTACTTGAAAAAGTAACTGGTGATATAACTATATCATTGGAAGATGCTTAA
- a CDS encoding glycerol-3-phosphate responsive antiterminator: protein MGIKIILEDNPVIAAVKDEEQLKKALDSNVQIIFVLWGDLLNITKISEEIYSHNKVGILHIDLVEGLSNKEVVLKYLKEQTKFQGIISTKPQMVKYAKSMGLYAVQRVFLYDTISLNNAKKHIMNECDAIEMLPGIMPKVIKTISGYYPSKPIICGGLIESKDEVIQALSSGATCVSTTKEKIWDM from the coding sequence GTGGGTATTAAAATTATTTTAGAAGATAATCCAGTCATAGCAGCAGTTAAGGATGAGGAGCAATTGAAAAAAGCTTTGGATTCTAATGTTCAGATTATTTTTGTACTTTGGGGAGATTTGCTAAATATAACTAAAATAAGTGAAGAAATTTATAGTCATAATAAAGTGGGTATACTTCATATAGATTTAGTAGAGGGATTAAGCAATAAAGAAGTAGTACTAAAATATTTAAAAGAACAGACAAAATTTCAAGGTATAATAAGCACAAAACCACAAATGGTCAAATATGCAAAGAGTATGGGATTGTATGCGGTTCAAAGAGTATTTTTATATGACACGATATCATTAAATAATGCTAAGAAGCATATAATGAATGAGTGTGATGCAATAGAAATGCTTCCAGGTATTATGCCAAAAGTAATTAAAACGATTTCAGGATATTATCCTTCAAAACCAATAATATGTGGAGGATTAATTGAAAGCAAAGATGAAGTAATACAAGCATTGAGTTCTGGTGCAACATGCGTATCAACTACTAAAGAAAAGATATGGGATATGTAG
- a CDS encoding NAD(P)/FAD-dependent oxidoreductase produces MYDIAIIGAGVIGTSIFRELTKYNLKVVVLEKEKDVSMGTSKANSAIVHAGYDPKEGTLMAKYNVKGNEMFEDMCRELSVPFKRNGSLIIAFDDEDMKTVKELYDNGNKIGVKGLQILNKEEVLEKEPNLSSEIKGALYAPTGGIVGPFEYTIALAENGVANGGEIKLQKEVCNIEKNDEIFKITTTDGEVIECRYVINAAGLYGDKIHNLVCEESFNIIPRSGEYFVMDKSQGTVVNHTIFQCPSKLGKGVLVTPTVHGNLLVGPDAIDIEDREDLGTTGEGLNEIRRTSLKTTDKVNFRESIRNFAGLRAQPSTGDFIVEENDKVKGFIDVVGMKSPGLSSAPAIALGVVEIIKNSGLDLVENPNFNGKREQIHFMELSSEEKAELIKKDPRYGRIICRCESITEGEIVDAIKRSFDVISLDGVKRRCRPGMGRCQGGFCGPRVQEIIARECNVALEDIVLEKDGSYILTGKTK; encoded by the coding sequence ATGTATGATATAGCAATTATTGGAGCAGGGGTTATAGGAACTTCAATTTTTAGGGAATTAACAAAGTATAATTTAAAGGTTGTGGTTTTAGAAAAGGAAAAGGATGTATCAATGGGAACTAGTAAAGCTAATTCAGCAATAGTTCATGCAGGATATGATCCAAAAGAAGGAACTTTAATGGCAAAATATAATGTTAAAGGTAATGAAATGTTTGAAGACATGTGCAGGGAACTTAGTGTACCATTTAAAAGAAATGGATCACTTATAATTGCCTTTGATGATGAAGATATGAAAACAGTAAAAGAACTTTATGATAATGGTAATAAGATTGGCGTAAAGGGATTACAGATATTGAACAAAGAAGAAGTTCTTGAAAAAGAACCAAATTTAAGTAGTGAAATTAAAGGAGCATTATATGCACCAACTGGTGGAATAGTAGGACCTTTTGAATATACAATTGCCTTAGCTGAAAATGGTGTGGCAAATGGTGGAGAAATTAAACTTCAAAAAGAAGTATGTAACATAGAAAAGAATGATGAAATATTTAAAATAACAACTACAGATGGTGAAGTTATTGAATGTAGATATGTAATTAATGCTGCTGGACTTTATGGAGATAAAATTCATAATTTAGTATGCGAAGAAAGTTTTAACATAATACCAAGAAGTGGTGAATATTTTGTTATGGACAAGAGTCAGGGAACTGTAGTGAATCATACTATATTCCAATGTCCATCAAAACTTGGAAAAGGAGTACTTGTAACTCCTACAGTACATGGAAATCTTTTAGTAGGACCTGATGCTATAGATATTGAAGATAGAGAAGATCTTGGAACAACAGGTGAAGGACTAAATGAAATAAGAAGAACTTCATTAAAAACTACAGATAAAGTGAACTTCAGAGAAAGTATAAGAAATTTTGCAGGACTTAGAGCACAACCAAGTACTGGTGACTTTATAGTTGAAGAAAATGATAAGGTAAAAGGATTTATTGATGTTGTAGGAATGAAATCACCTGGACTTTCTTCAGCACCAGCAATAGCTTTAGGAGTTGTTGAAATTATTAAAAATTCAGGATTAGATTTAGTTGAAAATCCTAATTTTAATGGAAAAAGAGAACAAATTCATTTTATGGAACTCTCATCAGAAGAAAAAGCAGAACTTATAAAGAAAGATCCTAGATATGGAAGAATAATATGTAGATGTGAAAGCATAACTGAAGGAGAAATAGTTGATGCAATTAAGAGAAGCTTTGACGTTATTTCATTAGATGGTGTAAAGAGAAGATGCAGACCAGGAATGGGAAGATGCCAAGGTGGTTTCTGTGGACCTAGAGTTCAGGAAATAATAGCAAGAGAATGTAATGTGGCTCTTGAAGATATAGTATTAGAAAAAGATGGATCTTATATATTAACAGGAAAAACAAAATAG